The window TGAGGTACAGATTTTTTGGCGCATTGTTGTACCCATGATTCGCTCCACCATTCTGGTGGTCTCGACTACCACCGTGCTGCTGGTGCTCAAGGTATTCGACATTGTGTATGTGATGACGGCGGGCAACCAGGGCACCGAGGTAATCGCCAGCCGTATGTTCAAGGAGATGTTTAGCTTTCGCCACTATGGCCGGGGCAGCGCGATCGCCGTCATTTTGCTGCTCGCCGTCATCCCCATCATGGTCGTCAACATCCGCGAATTCCTCCACCCCACTACCCGCTAAACCCCCTACCCTCCCACTCGCTAACCCTTCCACTCGCCAACCCTCTACCCCATGCCCCCCTGGCTCACCCGCACCCCCATCCACCTCGCCCTAGTCACCCTCTCCCTGCTGTGGACTCTCCCTAGCCTGGGTCTGCTGATCAGCTCCCTGCGGCCCCCGACTGACGTGCTCGCCAGCGGCTGGTGGACGGTGTTTCAGCACCCGTTTGAGTTCACCCAGTACAGCCTGGAGAACTACCGCGCGGTGCTGGGTGCGGCGGGCATGGGGCAGGCGTTGCTGAACAGCTTTACCATCGCGATTCCGGCGACGGTGATGCCGATCGCGATCGCCACCTTTGCTGCCTACGCCCTGGCCTGGATGGAGTTTCCCGGTCGCCAGTGGCTGTTTTTGGCGATCGTGGCGCTGCTGGTGGTGCCCCTGCAGATGACGTTTATTCCGCTGCTGCGCACCTACCGCGATTTGGGCCTAACGGGCACCTTTGCCGGGGTGTGGCTGGCCCACACGGGCTACAGTCTGCCCCTGGGAATTTACCTGCTGTGCAATTACATTCGGGCACTGCCAAAGGACTTGATCGAAGCGGCGGCGGTGGATGGGGCCACTCACCTCAAAATTTTTACGCGAGTGGTGATGCCGCTGTCGATGCCGGCGATCGCCTCCTTTGCAGTCTTCCAGTTTCTCTGGGTGTGGAATGATTTGCTGGTGGCGCTGGTGTTTTTGGGCGGCACCCCCACCGTCGCGCCCCTGACCATTACCCTCACCAACCTGGTCGGCTCGCGAGGCCAAGACTGGCATCTGCTCACCGCCGGGGCGTTTGTCACCATGACGGTGCCGCTGCTGGTGTTTTTTGCCCTCCAGCGGTACTTTGTGCGTGGGCTGTTGGCGGGGTCGGTGAAGGGGTAGATGGGTGGGCGGGTAGGCGGGTAGGCGGGTGGATGGGTAGGCGGGTGGATGGAGTAGATGAGCTTAAAACCCTGACCCCCTGATCCCTGACCCTTCCCATTCACTCTCCCACTCATCCACTCTCCCACCCATCCACCCTCCCACTCTCCCACCCATCCACTCCCCCACCCTATGCCCTCGGTCACCTTCAAGTCTGTTACTAAGCGCTACGGCGAGTTTGTGGCCCTCCGTGATTTGAATATTGAGATCGGCGATCGCGAATTCCTTGTCTTCGTTGGCCCTTCGGGCTGTGGCAAAACTACTACTCTGCGGCTGCTGGCGGGGTTGGATGCGGTTACTGCTGGGGATATTTATATTGGCGCTCGCCGGGTGAATGAGCTGGCTAGCCGCGATCGCAACATTGCCATGGTGTTTCAGTCCTACGCGCTGTATCCCCACATGACGGTGTATGACAACATGGCTTTTAGCCTGGAACTTCAGGGTTTGGGCAAGGGCGATATTCAGCAGCGGGTGCAGCGGGCGGCCCAGCAGATGGGGCTGGAAGATTTGCTTTACCGCAAGCCTAAGGAGCTATCGGGGGGGCAGCGGCAGCGGGTGGCGGTGTGTCGGGCGATCGTCCGCAACCCGGCGGTGTTTTTGATGGATGAACCCCTTTCTAACCTGGATGCTCAACTGCGCGTGCAGGCCCGCACCGAAATCAGTCGCCTGCACCGTGAGCTAGAAAGCACGTTCATTTATGTCACCCATGACCAGGTCGAAGCCATGACCATGGGCACCCGCATCGCCATTTTGAACCAGGGCGTCTTGCAGCAGATCGATACTCCCCAGGCGATCTACAGCGCTCCTAAAAACAAGTTTGTGGCCGGGTTTATCGGCAGTCCCGCGATGAATTTCTTTGATGGAGTTCTAGTCGAAATGGCCGATCAGCTTTGGTTCAAATCCGATGCTCTAAGCTTGCCTCTACCGCCGACAACCTCTGCCCAGTACCAGCGCTACATCAGTCAGCGGGTAATCTGCGGCATTCGCCCCGAAGACATTCACGATGCCCGCTACCTGCCTCCTAGCATAGTCACCGCTCCCCTCAAAGGCACCATTACCCACACTGAAAGCATGGGCCATGAGGTGATTGTTTACCTGGCTCTAGGCGACGGTCAGAGCTGCGCAGCTAGGGTAGATCGCCGCTCGACTCTGGCTTTGGGCGACAGGGTTGAACTGGCCGTGAACACCCATGTCCTACACCTGTTTAATTCCCACACTGAAGAGGCGATAAGTTAACTCTTTGGGTGGGGATTGTTTAGGAGCGACTTTTGCTAACTTAACAAAGAACAATGCTGAACAGGGAATAATTCGACTCTGGCACCTGTTCTGCTCAATCTACCACCAGAGGATTTTCTCTATGGCCAAGGTGCCTAGAGGTAAACGGCAGTCTCCCCGCTTTTGGAACGAGATTACTCCAGAGTCATCGGAGTTGCAGCTCTCCCCGACGGCATGGCGGCACGAGGCGACCGTGAACAGGCAGATTCAAGTTTATGCCCAGCTTCATCTGCTGCAGCAAATAGTTGACTCGATGCCTGCTTGCGTTTCCTATGTAGACAAAAATCTTTGCTATCAATACGTCAACGTCACGTATCAAGACTGGTTTGGTATCAAGCCGGAGGATCTCTATGGTCGCTCCTTGGAAACAGTGATTGGCACCGCCGCCTACGAAAAGGTTAAGCCCAATATCGATCGGGTTTTAGCGGGAGAAAAGGTGGTCTATGAAGCCACCCTACATTATGACCGGGCGGGGACGCGCTATGTGCACGCCACCCTGGTACCCGACTACGACACCGAGGGGGCGGTGAAAGGCTACTTTGCGTTGATTCAAGACCTGACCGATCGCAAGGCGGCAGAACTTGCCCTCCAGCGGAAGTCAGAGCAAGATCACACTCTTTGGCAGATCACCCAACGCATTCGACAAACCCTAGACCTACAAGATATTTTGGCCACTGCCACTGAGGAGGTGCAGCGCCACCTACACGTCGATCGCACCCTGATTTTTCAGTTCACCTCGGGCCACGGCGGCGAGGTCATTCAGGTTACCCATGAGGCTGACTGCCCTATAGCCATCACCGCTCATCAGTGCCAGGGGCAAGGGCTGCGGTCAACCTGCTATCAACATTATGGTCAGAGCACCGTGGGTGCTGTGGCCGACCTAGAGCAGCAGGATGCTGACCTCTGCCTCAGCCCCTTGATGCGGGCGATCGCGGCTAAGTCGGCCATTATTGCCCCGGTGCTACAGGCCCAGGGCGAAGGAGAAAACTGTCTTTGGGGGTTTTTGATCGCTCAGACCTGTAGCGACTACCGCCAGTGGAGTACGGGAGAAGTCGATCTGCTGGAGCAGGTGGCTGACCAGTTGGCGATCGCCGTGCAGCAGGCCGATCTACTGGCCAAACTCCAGTGCCAAGCTGAACGGCTAGCCGAGACCAACCAGGCCCTAGAGCAGGCCAACCAACGCCTCAATGAACTGAGCCGCCAAGATGCCCTCACTAAAATTGCCAACCGTCGCCATTTCGACGTCGTTCTTCAGCAGGAGTGGAAGCGCCTGAGTCGCAGCCAATTACCCCTTTCGCTGATCATGTTTGACGTTGATCGCTTTAAGCAATTCAACGATCGCCACGGGCACCTGGCTGGAGATGCTTGCCTGACCACCGTTGCCCAAACTAGCCAGGGCGTGGTTAATCGCCCTACCGATCTAGTCGCCCGCTATGGGGGCGAAGAGTTTGCTGTCGTCTTGCCCAATACCGATCTTTCGGGGGCACTCACCATTGCTGAAACCCTTCGCCGCAGCATCTGCGCGCTCAACATCGTGAATTTTGAAACAGAAACCGAGACGGTCTATGTCACCGTTAGCGTTGGGGTGGCCTGCCAAATTCCCACTGTCGGCACGTCGCCTCAATATCTGATCGACATCGCTGATCGGGCGCTCTACCGAGCCAAGCAGACCGGACGCAACCGCGTAGTCTATGGGGAATAAGGATTCTTTTCGCAGGGCTGGCACAGTAGAGTAACCTGGCCTAAGGTTAGGGCCATGCATGCCCACTGAGATCAGGCCACCACAATGAAAAAACTTCCCCAATTCGTCGGGCTTACGCTTATCTTCAGCGTTGTGATGGTTGGCTGCCGGTCGCAGTCAAACGCTCCCCAATCTACCGAAGCGCAGTCCGGCGATACCATCACCATTCTGGGCACCCTGACCGGCGTGGGCGAAGACAAGATGCGGGCCGCTATGGCTCCCTTTACCGCAGCTACCGGAATTGAAATTATCTACGAAGGCAGCGATGCCTTTACCACCCTGGTGCCGGTGCGGGTCGATTCGGGCAACCCGCCAGATATGGCCCTTTTCCCGCAGCCGGGGCTGATGATGGACTTTGCTGAGGCCGGGCAGATGGTGCCCCTCACCGACTTTATCGATCGCGCCACCCTGGGCGACGCCTACGACGAGTACCTGCTAAATCTGGTCAGTCTAGAAGACGATGTCTATGGCCTGTGGATGCGGGCAGATGTGAAAAGTCTGGTGTGGTACAACCCGCAGGCCTTTGAGGCCAAGGGCTACACTGTGCCTGAGACCTGGGCCGAGATGGAAGCGCTCAGCGATCGCATGATCGCTGACGGCAGCAAACCTTGGTGTGTGGGCATGGAAAGCGGACAGGCCACCGGCTGGGTGGGCACTGACTGGGTCGAGGACATTTTGCTGCGCCAGGCGGGGCCAGACGTTTATGACCAGTGGGTGAGCCACCAGATTCCCTTTGCTGACCCGCAGGTAAAGGCGGCGTTTGAGGGCTTTGGGGCGATCGCCCTCGACCCCGAGGCGGTGCTGGGCGGCACCACTGGCATTCTCAGCACCCCCTTTGGGGAGGCTCCGCTGCCGCTGTTTGCCAACCCACCGGGCTGCTACCTGCATCACCAGGCCAGCTTTATTGTGGAATTTTTGCCCGAAACCATCGAACCCGGCGTCAATCTCAGCGTGTTTCCGCTGCCGCCGATAGACCCTGCCCAGGGCAATGCGGTGATTTTGGGCGGCATTGTCTTTGGCGTCTTTAACGACACGCCAGCGGTGCGCGCCCTGATGGCCTACCTGGCCACCCCCGAACCCCACACGATCTGGGCCGGGCTGGGTAGCTACATCTCGCCACACCAGCAGGTGAGCCTCGATGCTTACCCCGATGACCTCACCCGCAAGCAGGCCGAGATTTTGAGAAATGCCGATGTGCTGCGCTTCGACGGCGCTGATCTGATGCCGGGGGCGATCGGCACGGGCGCCTTTTGGTCAGGCATTGTTGACTACGTCGATGGACAGGATCTAGATACCGTTCTCAGCGACATCGACGACGCTTGGCCCCCTGAATCAGAGTAGGGGCGAACGGCATTCATCTTCCAAGGGTGTTGGCTCTCGGAGCAGTTCTGTAACCAGGGTGCTGCACCAGTCGACGCGACCGATAAAAATTCTCAAGGCGATCGCTGGCGGCAGCGAAAAAGCTGCTCGAAAACACCCCAATCGTGAATGTGTCAGATCGCAGGGGCGCTGTTTCCCTTGGCTAAATGGAAAGATTCAACGAGCAAAAATTAGACTTCTGTGGCTACGTTTAGGTAGGGCGAAAACGAAGCCCTTTCATCAGGGGTCAGGCGCTTGGGACGCATGGTTTTAGCATCCACAAACAGACCTTTTTGCACGCCCTCAGCGGCCAACACCTGGTCGCCATTATAAAACCGAAACTGCATCACTGCCGAGGCGTTGCGCAGCTCCGACAGCCACATCTGGGCCTGGACGCGATCGCCCAAATACAGCGGCAACTTATAAATAATGTTGGTTTCAACTAAAACCGGCGCGATTCCCTGTTTGAGCACTTCGTGAATGGGCATGCCAATGGCTTCTAGCAGCTTGAGGCGACCAATTTCCATCCAGTGAATATAGACAGAGTTATTCACATGGCCCGCGAAGTCAATTTGATAGGTATAAACCTCAAGATCAAACAGTAGCTTGTGCATAGTCTGCTCTCAGCCAAAGAATGAATCGATCTAAGTCACCGCCCAGTGACACGGTATCATGGTCACCGGGTGGTGACAAGCCAGCAAGAGGACTTTATGGCGCGCGACAAAGAAGAAACCAAGGCCCGCATTTTGGCTGCCGTCGGCAGGCTATTAGCCGAATCTGGCTTTAAAGGTCTAGGGGTGAATGCGATCGCCCGTGAGGCCGGAGTCGATAAAGTTTTGATCTACCGATATTTTGAAGGGCTGCCGCAGCTGCTCCAAAGTTTTGCTAAGGAGGGTGACTACTGGCCATCAGTAGAGGAATTGGTGGGGGATGAGTCTACGGTGAATGCCGAAACTCTGGCCGGCTGGATGGCCTATCTGCTGTCAAGATTTTCAGACAATTTGCAAGAGCGCCCCATGACCCAAGAAATTTTGCGGTGGGAACTGCTTGAGGGCAATGAATTAACCCGTGAACTTGCCCATGTACGAGACAGATTTGCTCTAGACAGCCTAAAGTTTTTAGAAGAAAAAGGGTCTTTTCCTCCAGACAAAGATATTCCAGCCATTAGCGCTGTTTTAGTAGCGGGAGTGGTCTATCTCATGCTGCGAACTAAGTCTAGCAGCACGTTTATGGGCATCGACTTTAGCTCGCCTGCTGGTTGGCAGCGCATTCAGGCCGCCCTTGACTCCATGGTTCAGCTAACAGTTGCAGACAGCAAAAAATAACCGGTGACTTCGCTCAGCCACCGGTTATTTCAAATTTGCAGGGCTGCGATCGCTAGGCCAAAACCTTGGCAGGCGAGAGCGTCAGCACATCAACGCCGTCTTTGGTCACCACTACGGTGTGCTCAAACTGGGCCGACAGGGAGCGATCGACAGTAATTGCCGTCCAGCCATCCAGGAGCACTTCAGCCTCATAGCTGCCAATATTGATCATCGGCTCAATGGTGAACACCATGCCGGGACGCAGCTTTTTGCCCTTGCCCTTTTCGCCATAGTGAGGAATCTGCGGAGCGGCGTGGAAAATGCGGTGGACGCCGTGGCCCACAAAGTCGCGCACCACCGAGAAGCCTTCACCTTCAGCATATTCTTGAATGGCCGCACCGATGTCGCCCACCCGAGCCCCGGGCTTGACCGCACGAATTCCGCGCCACATGGCTTCTTCGGTGACTTCAACCAGACGACGGGCGGTGGGGGAAACATCGCCTACCAAGAAGGTGCGGGAGGTGTCGCCGTGGTAGCCGTCCAAAATGGGGGTGACATCGATATTGACGATGTCGCCGTCACGCAGCACGTCTTCGCCGTTGGGAATGCCGTGGCAGATGACTTCGTTGATGCTGGTACAGATAGAGCGGGGAAAGGGCATCACCGTACCGGCATAGCCCAAGGGAGCACTTTTAGCACCGTGCTTTTGGGTCCAGGTCTCGGCCAAGTCGTTCAGTTCTTGGGTGCTGACGCCGGGCTTGACGTGGGGAGTCAGATAGTCGAGCAGCTGAGCGGCGAGCTGGCAGGCTTTGCGCATTTTTTCTAGCTCGCGGCTAGAAAGGAGAGTGATAACTTCGGAGGGTTGCTTTTGTTCTTCCACGGTATCTTTGGCTCTGGGTGAATGGCTGGGGGTGAGTGCCTTAGCTATAGAGTAGGCATTTTCTCGGCGATAGAAACATTGAGGGTCTAAACCGACCGCTCCTGCCCAGCAGTAATTCCCTGGGTGATGATGCCAAAAATGCCATGCCGCTAGTATAGCAACCGACGTTCTACTGCTCATGGTTTGCTAAGTGCTTGCGTGTTTTAATGCCGGCTTTTTTTGACCAGAGGTAAGCTGATGCGTCCTCTGCTTGATGATGTCGCCCCCTTGGTGTGGTAGTAGGTCCATCCATCGTTACCCTCGCGGGTTATAGCGGTAGTTTGTTCTGCATTGCACAATGGTGCTCACCAAAGCCTGTTTCTTGAACAGTGAGTAGGTTGGCTGATGCCTTACCAAGTGCGCCCTGCAACCTTAGACGATCTGCCCAGTCTCACAGCCCTGCTAGAGGCGTACATGCAGGAGACCTTTCAGCGCCCTTGGGGTGGCACCTCCCAAAAGCTGGCCCAGGACGGGTTTGGAGCCGAGTTTGAGCTGATAGTGGCGGAAACAGAACCGCTAACGCCAATTGCCTTTGCCGCCTGGGGATCTCATTATGATCTGCACCACTGCATGAAAGGCGGTGTGATCATTGATTTGTTCGTCGATCCGGCCCATCGTGCTAGAGGCGTGGCGGCGCAGCTGATGATGGCGATCGCCGCTCAGGTTCAGCAGCGAGGTGGTGAGTATATTACCGGCGGAGCCGTCGATAACCCCAGCGCTCAACGGTTTTATCGGCGCTGTGCCCACAGCTTTTCAGCGGTAGAGTGCTACGTGTCAGGCCGGGCGTTTCGGCGATTGGCAGAGCTATCGGGCCAATCCATAAGCTACGTGGTGAGAAACCTACCAGAAGTCTCCTGGAACTACGAACCCTAATCGCCCCAGAGGCGGCGGCGGGTGGGGCCTTGGAGGCGATCGTGGGTGTCGCGCAGCAGAGTGGGAATATCTAGCTTTTCCGGGCAGCGGGGCAGGCAGTCGCCGCAGTCGGTGCAGCGGTTGGCCTTGCGGCCGGGGAACCAGTGACCTGCGTTCTCAAACATGCGGTACCGGTATTCGCCAAAGGGCTGCATGTCGTAGGCCACCGCCAGATTTCTGAGCCGCAGCACTTCTGGAATATTAATGGCTTCAGGGCAGGGCAGGCAGTCGTAGCACTGGGCGCAGCGATCGCTCCCTAAAGCAGCAGATTCCTGTACCGAGAGCCGTTCTAAGGCGGCGAGTTCGGCGGCGGTGAGGGGATAGGTGCGATCGCCCAAGCTTTCTAAAATTGCGAGTTCTGCCGGGATGGCGGGACCGGTGCTAAGGGTGGTGATGCGCGGGTCGGCCAGCAGCCAGCGATAGGTCAACTCCAACGGGGTAAACGGTGCGCAGAGTTCCTCAAGCTGGGCGGGCGGGGTGTAGAGCATACCGCCCTTGTCGCCAGGGGAGATGATGAAAATACCCATATCTCGCTCAGTGGCGAGGTTGAGGATGGGGGCGTGGCGCTGAAATAAATAGTAGTAGTGCAGGTTGACGAAATCGAACTGATCAGTAGCGATCGCCCCCTCGATCACCTCCCGACTGCCGTGGGTCGAAAACCCCACGTGGCCAACGCGGCCATCGGCTTGAAAGCGCCGCACCGCCGCCATGCAGCCCTGGGGATCGCTCACCCAGGCTAGGTGCTCAGGGGTGTTGAGGCCGTGGATGGCGAGACAGTCAATTTGGGGCAGTCCCAGCCGTTCCAGGGATTCCTCTAGGCGCTGAGTCATTGTGGCGGCGTCAGGCTGAGGTGTAACTTTGGTGGTGATTACCAAGTTGTCTGGCACCGCTGCTGTTTTGAGAAAAGCCCCTAACCAGCGCTCGCTAGTGCCATAGGCCTGAGCAGTTTCGATGTGGTTGATGCCCAGCGCCAACCCAGCGATCAGAGTGTCGCGAAACACCTTCTCAGAAGCCAGAGCGCGCATGATGCCCAGAGATAGCACCGAGAGCGATAGATTGGTGCGACCGAACCGCCGATAGTCCATAGCTGAAAGGTTTAAGGGGGCAGGGTATAGGGTTTAAGGGGTGGCCATAAACCCTGAGCCTTGTACCTTATACCCTAAACCCTTTGCCCTACGAGTCAGAGCTTTCCAGCGTATCGTTGCTGGTGGAGGACTTGCCCCGGTGGGTGAAATCGGAGGGGTTGATGTTGGCCAGAAAGGCTTGAAACGCTTTCTTCTCAGCCTCATCGGCGTCGGTATCGACAGGGATAGAGGCCTCGGCGACGACTTCTTCCATCACCCAGATGGGGGCGTCAAGGCGCAGAGCGATCGCGATCGCATCACTGGGGCGCGAGTCTAGCTCGCGGCGAATTTCGCCCTTGGAAAGGGTGAGCAGGGCAAAGTATGTGTTGTCTTGTAGGGAGTGAATGACCACGCGCTCCAGGGTCATATCCCACTCATCGAGCAAGTTGACAAACAGGTCGTGGGTGAGGGGACGGGGGGCGGGCTGGTTTTCGAGCACCGCGATGATGGAATTGGCCTGCTCGCGGCTGATGTAGATTGGAACCTGTCGGCGATCGGTAGTGTCTCGCAGCAAAATTACCGGAGTTCGCGACATCGCATCTAGGGCAATCCCGGCGACTCTCATTTCAATCATTGGTTTGGCCTCTTGGATCCGTTGATTGGCGTGCTCTAGGGGTGTTTGTCAGCCTGGAACCGATACTATTACTAGTGTACTGGGCTGTTTGCGTACCGGGCGATTTCTATGGATGGCAGGCTGAGGGTTACCCAGTGAAGCGATTCTAAAGCGACTGTGGGCGGGGGTTGCCCCCTTAGTCTACCTAAGCTTATCTATCAGCAGATGGAATACGGGATACTCTAAAGAAAAAAATTATTGCTTTAAGTATGCCCCGATTGGGCCCTAGGTGGGTCGCAGTTTCCCTGAGAATTTTCTTAAGGTTACAGCCATGTTTACTGGACTGATTCAAGCGACGGGTATGCTCTTTCACAAGGGCGATACCCAGGTCTACCTGCGCTGGGAGACCAGCCCACTGCCTGGTTCCCTTACCGATGTCGAACTGGGGGATAGCATCGCGGTAGATGGCATTTGCCTGACGGTAGAAACCATGTTGCCCGATGGCTTTGTGGCCGCAGTTTCACCGGAAACCCTCGATCGCACCTCCCTGGGCAACCTCCCCGACGGCAGTCGAGTCAACCTGGAGTCGTCACTGCGAGTGGGCAGCAAAATTGGTGGTCACTTTGTCACCGGCCACATCGACGGGCAGGGCCATCTAGAAGCGGCGATCGAAACCGACAACGCCTGGAAGCTTAGTTTTACCGTGGGCGATCGCCGGGTGGCCCGCTACATCGTGCCCAAGGGCAGCATTGCGGTGAATGGCATTAGCCTGACGGTGGCCGACTGTAGCCCCAGCGGCAACTGGTTCGCCGTGGCGGTGATCCCTGTGACCTACCGCGAAACCACCCTGCAACACCTGCGCCCTGGCCAGGCGGTGAACCTGGAGGGCGACGTGCTGGGTAAGTATGTAGAGAAATTCACGGTGGGCAAGGAGGATTCTGCGGCAGGAGGAGATGGGCTGTCGCTAGAGTTTTTGACAGAACACGGCTACTGATGCGATCGGCCAACACAGTCTGCTTTCGGGTCGGTTGTGCTATCAAAGTCAAAGAAAAAAGTTGGGCTAGGCGCAGATGAGGTGACGGCAATGGCTGACGCAACCCTTTACCTACTGTGCGGCAAAATTGCGGCGGGCAAGTCTACTAAGGCACGCGAATTGGCGAGCCAGCCCGGTACGGTTTTGATTGCCCAGGACGAGTGGCTGTCCACCCTCTACCCTGACGAGCTCAACACGCTGGCTGACTACGTTCGATGTAGCACGCGCCTCAACAGCGTGATGGGCACCCATGTTGAGGCGTTACTGAGAACGGGGCTCTCGGTCGTCCTCGACTTCCCAGCCAACACGGTGAAAAGTCGGCAGTGGATGAAAGCGATCGTTGAGCGAGCTGGAGTTGCCCATAGTCTGTATTACCTAGACGTGCCGGATGCCGAGTGCAAGCGGCGGCTGCGCCAGCGTAACGAAAGCGGCACTCACGAATATGCGCCAACCGAGGCTGATTTTGACCAGTTCACCAGCTATTTTGTGCCGCCCGCCCCAGAAGAGGGCTTTAACGTGATCACTATCCAGGGCTGAAGGCACTAGATCCACCCCGGCAGGAGCCAGCGGCGGTGGAGCGCTTCTAGCGAGAGGGGAGTGCCGAGGTAAAGGGGGAGCCAGAAAAGAAAGCTGAGGGCGATCGCCCCCAGCAGCACCAGAGCCAGCGGGCGATCGCGAGGGTGCTGCCACCACTGCGCCATTAGCCACGCTAGCCCCAAGGTGCTAACCGCCGCCATGCCCATCGCATGATACAGAAACGTGCAGCGACTCACCAGCGCCCAGGGCAGCCAGTTCGCTAGGTAGTTAAGCAGAATAAACAGCACTACGGCATTGCTTGGGGACCTAACCCCGCGATTTTCACCCGTCACTCGCCGACTCAGCCAGCCCAGGCCCAGAGCTAATACAGCCGCTGTCCCCAGCCACCACAACACTGGGTTCCCCATCGCGTGGATGGTCGTGGCTATGCCGTCAGCGCGTTCGTAAAAGTAGGCTACCGGGCGCATCATCAGTGGCCAGCTGTGCCAAGGCGAGCAGTAATCGTGACCTGCCCCCGCTGCGATCGATTGGTGGGTAGACCAAAGGCGACGGTGAATGCCCACTAGCGATTCGCCCGTTAACGCTAGATGGGGCAGCCACAGCAGCAGGTAGGTCGCCAAGGGAATCACGCCTAGGTAGGCCGCCCGCATGCGCCAGCGGTTGCCCCTCATCCCCCAGCCCCTTCTCCCTAAGGGAGAAGGGGCGCCAGAGAAAACTTCAAAGTCCCTCTCCCCTGGGGAGAGGGATTTAGGGAGAGGGGCTTCCCCATCGCTTGTGAGAATTTCCCACAGCAGCAGGCCCAGCCACAGTCCTGCCCAGTTCCACTTCACGCTGATGGCGGCCCCCAGGGCGATGCCTGCTACCCAGCGCCAGCGCGAGGAATGTTGGGCCTGACCTGCCCTGACCCATGCCCACTGGCCCAGCAGCCCCAGGGCCAGCCCGTAAATATTGATCAACGCCAGGCGCGACTCTACTAGAGTCAGCCCTTCCATCGTCATTAGCAATCCGGCCACCAGGGCGAAGGTGCGATGGCGCTGGGGTGGATAGTCATGGCTGAGGGCAAAGGCCAGCGCCGCCAACAGTACCGGAATTGTTGCGCCCACGATCGCATTCAGCCAGCGAAAGGCCAGCGGACTGACCAAAGCACCCTCTACCTCCACCGTGGGCCAACCCAGCCAGGCAACGGGCCACTGCCCAATCCAAATGCCCAAGGCGATTAGGTATTTGGCCAAGGGCGGGTGGGCGTCGAAGCTGGGCGTTCCCTGTAAATAGTCGAGCGAGAAGGGGACGTAGTAGATCTCGTCGAAGACTAGGCCATGGATGCGGCCCAGGCCAACCAGGCGCAGGCTGAGGGCGAGCGCCCCCAACCCCAGCATCCAACCCCAGAGAGGCACCCGACGAATCACTACTGCCCTTGGGCGGCCATGCGCTCTTTCATGCGATCGCGAAACGCCGCCAGATCTTCCGCTGAAGGTTGGGTCCTCTGCCAGGCGGGGCGATCCATCAGGCGGCTAGTCCAGGCTTGTAGGGTGGGGTAGTCGGCCATAGGCAGGCCCAACTGCTCAAACCAGGGAGCAAAGGTGCCCGCCACCACATCTGCCAGGGTGAGCTGCTCGCCGCAGAAAAAGGGGCCATTCCCCAGCTTGTCGGTATAGAACTTGAGCACCACCTCGGCCTTTTGCTTGGCCTGGGCGATCGCCTCCTCTGGGTCTTGGCCAAAGCCCATCATCTGTTTGATCAGCGGGTTGATGGCGGGCACCAGCTCGTTTACCGTCACCATTTCAACCATGCGCATCGTGGCGATGCCCTCAGGAGTGGTTGCCAGCAGCGAAGTCGTGGGGTACTTGGC is drawn from Leptolyngbya subtilissima AS-A7 and contains these coding sequences:
- a CDS encoding glutathione S-transferase family protein; its protein translation is MLTFYHTPLSVNSRRVWVALLEKNLPFEEMAMSMGGEQFQPEFLALNPFHHIPVLVDDGFTVIESFAILDYLEAKYPTTSLLATTPEGIATMRMVEMVTVNELVPAINPLIKQMMGFGQDPEEAIAQAKQKAEVVLKFYTDKLGNGPFFCGEQLTLADVVAGTFAPWFEQLGLPMADYPTLQAWTSRLMDRPAWQRTQPSAEDLAAFRDRMKERMAAQGQ
- a CDS encoding phospholipid carrier-dependent glycosyltransferase, with the translated sequence MIRRVPLWGWMLGLGALALSLRLVGLGRIHGLVFDEIYYVPFSLDYLQGTPSFDAHPPLAKYLIALGIWIGQWPVAWLGWPTVEVEGALVSPLAFRWLNAIVGATIPVLLAALAFALSHDYPPQRHRTFALVAGLLMTMEGLTLVESRLALINIYGLALGLLGQWAWVRAGQAQHSSRWRWVAGIALGAAISVKWNWAGLWLGLLLWEILTSDGEAPLPKSLSPGERDFEVFSGAPSPLGRRGWGMRGNRWRMRAAYLGVIPLATYLLLWLPHLALTGESLVGIHRRLWSTHQSIAAGAGHDYCSPWHSWPLMMRPVAYFYERADGIATTIHAMGNPVLWWLGTAAVLALGLGWLSRRVTGENRGVRSPSNAVVLFILLNYLANWLPWALVSRCTFLYHAMGMAAVSTLGLAWLMAQWWQHPRDRPLALVLLGAIALSFLFWLPLYLGTPLSLEALHRRWLLPGWI